The sequence AAATTCTTCCTATCAAGAACTTCACAAGTATGAACACATGGTATCTCATTCAACTGAAATGCATTGCAAGAACATTTCTTTTCATTAAGACAAACAATAAAACATTTCTCCTTATCGTGGACTGTATAGATATATTCCGATGCAGGTATAACCTgaaattattaaacaaaaataattattcaaaaaaaaattcaaagttataTCAGAAACAATTTTGCATACGTATTTGaccttttcaacatatatatttttctgtcattcatatgtatttatatttcataatataatttatttaatttcttatgttaatatgaaaatatattcagcaaacaaatgagaaaactaatatatctatatttaataAGAGTTAAATTTCATCATACCTTCATACGTGTACTCTCCGCTTCATTCTGTTgtagaatttcttgaaacttacCAATAAGATCTGTAAAAGTATACAATGCTTGTTGTCTGTTTTCAGAGTTCCATCTACCAAACATCAATCTAACTTCCTctagaaaatcatatattggtAGTTCTCTAGCCGATACTAGTGCAGCATTAATTGATTCGGCAATGTTAGATATCAAAGTCCATCCCCTATGAACTGATGCACATGAGCTAGCCCACTTATCGTATCCCGTCAAATTCAAGTAATTCTTCACTCTAACATCAACTGCCTCCACCTTCTCCATTAAACTGTGAAATTCaatctttgaatatgattttgccaTTGTGTAGAAGACATCAGATAATGCCTCAtgtgattttctaaagtttttttttcatatttttccataaatgtcacatacatgcataatgtggtacATCATTATACACCTCACTTACAGCTTTTATGATACTTGCATTACTATCAGAAACTACACATATTTCTCTTCTCTCACTATATGCTTCCTTCAGATTTTCAAAGAACCAAGTCCAAGAAGCATCATTTTCGGAATCAAGAACTCCATAGgccaaaggaaatatatgtcctgcatgttaaaaaatttcatataaccatacatgatttttgacaaatcaaataatgcacatttatattattacttCATACAGCTGCAAAGATTCTAAACTCCAGAGGATAACTAAAACTtctacatatgtatattttaaatacaatttgCTTTCAGCAATAATAATTGAATCTCATTacataaacaatatatatatatattctaaatacaTACAGCTGGACACATATTCgaaatcaaatatatttataattaaatatcttACCAGCTCCATCCATGGTACATGCTGCTATGAAAATTCCATTAGACAGTCCTCTTAGATGActtgcatcaacaactatgacaGGTCTGCAATGCGAGAATTGAAGGtaattagtgcaataaatatatacaaaaactcattatcctcattttttttcattcttatatgtgaacCGGGATAACTAGTGCTTAACACATGAATGTATGCAGGTAGTTTTCCGTATGATGCTGCTGGTTTCCCTCTTAACTCTTCAAGTGCTTGCTCCTTGGCTCGCGAACACATAATATATGTTAAATCCATACCCATGTCTTCCTTCATATCACTTCTGATTTCAGATGGACTGTATTTCCATTTGTGGCATTTAAATTTTGGTTTGACTATACCACTAATCAACTTACTAGTAGCATGCAATTtaggataaatattatttttgatcgGACAGGTATGTTTTGGTAAAAATTCTCTGACATTAAACATTCCAGATTTATCGATACCAGATGcacgaaataaaaaaaaacaattatcGAATCTGCACAACAACGTATAACTGCAAAAAAAAATACGTATGCTCAAATACAATTAACCATATGaaaaaacaaataactaaatGCATAATACACTTATCAGGTTTTACTCGATCTTACAGATAGTGTTCGAAACTTTTCACGAATTGAATAGTCCTTCATAACTGATTTTAATACTCTTTTTTGAGATATAAACTTGAtcaacctcaatatgtttgtgGTGTGGGTCGGAGATAATAACTCTACTTGTATCCATTTCAAATACATTCAAACATTCTTCTGATGGAGTAACTATTAACGCTCTTTGAGTACTTGTATTTCCCACGTTACTCACACTGACAGACATTTTTACACTTTTCGAATTACACAATGATGAACTTATAATTCTGCTGAAATTATCCCTATCAGAAACACTCACATATAAAGGCAAATTActcaattccttcaactcttttttctGCATAATATATACCTTCAAACCCATGTCATTACGTAAACGTATTTTCTCCGCACTATCTGTTAATTGATATTCGATTTTAATGTATTTGCACGTCAAATCAACATCAACTTGAGAAGCAAGTAACGTGTACAGTTGGTCATACGTAGAGTTTACGCTCAATAATATTGCATCACTCATGTACTGTTCATATTCTTGCTCATAATTTCATCTTCCTGAATGtttaacaagaacaacaatgctaCCCATCTTCAAATTGTAGAAAACCacaaaattgtaaaaaaataaattaaatatctaATTTGTAGTATACACAACAACCAATTCGCTAATACAAAACTCCAAAGTGAATTcacacaaaaataatttaatcgaAACCAgcttatcaaaaattaaaattcagaTTAACGTTTTACAATTTCTTCTCAACTTTCACACTTTATAATAACAACGCCAAATttgaaattctaaaaaaaatgcTTCAACAATTTAACAATACCTGTAGTtgcaatgttttttttttttagtgttctTCACAATGCTAGTCGATCACAAAAAAAATACGTTTAACCAGTAGTTCTTTaatttaaatatgaattttgggttttgaatttagttttgtttatgaaaaaaattatttgaatttgaattatttgttgTAATTTAACAGTGAtgtaaaaaagaattttaaaaggtAAGGAAATCTGTCAATTAATTGTTCCATAAATTATGGAaccattttttatcattttaaactAAAACTGATTAGCATTATATTAGGAACACAATATTctgttatatatgtatttaactagcaACAATTTgcttaaatataaaatacatattgttatttttataattttaaaagcgTTGTtaaaaagttacaattaaggttctatagtTGCTATTTATGAATTCCCCCCGCCCCCGCTCCAAAAAAATCTACAAACCCTAGTTGTACCTCTATAAATTAATAGTCACCGCCCCCACACCATTCACACAGTAAAGCAGCAACAAACTCCTCTTCCTTTTCCTTTCTTTATTGCATTTTCTGATTTATACTTTTAGTTGATGTAGAAGGAAGAGTGGCTATGCGGACTCTGAAAGATCAAGCTAAACAGACCGGATTGTCAGGGGCTTCTGTCTTTGCATGTCGATCTCCTTCTTCCCTGAGCCATCTCTTCTTTACATCTTTAATATATGCTTTTTAAATCTCTTTGTTAGATTTTGTAAACAATTTTTGGGGAGGTGGATTTTGCAATGAGGATTCCAAGCTCCCTCTTCTGAGTAACATTGAGGAAACTTGCTGGCAGAATCGAACCAATAACAACTAGCCACCACTGAGCATTTTCATTCCTCCCCCAGAtctactttttaatttttcttcattttcttgcCCTAATTGATTTTTGATGGAAAAAAGGTCACGGTGAGGACTCCATAATATTCAAGCTCAACAGACCGGATTGCAGGCTTCTCTATTTTTAGAGTTTGCTTGCGTGTCGATTACCCCGCTGAACTGAGtgactcttttttcttttgatttatttttctaacttATTTAGTGGTTTTTTAAATTGAAATCATAATGAGGATATCTAAGCTCCCTCTTCTGATTTCGGTGATGAATGACcttttattcttgtttttctATTTATGAAACTGCCGTTTTATATTTTGTTctaatggtgatgatgatgaagcaATTATTTTAATTCCAACACTTGGGCTGATTTTATAAAagtgattatgtttatgttgcaACTGAATCACATACTGTTTATTAATTCAAGTTTTACTTTTGGTTTTTAATTTGTGGcacatattctttttttttttttttttgcaacatTTTTCTTAGTTTATTGGTTGCCATAAGTCAAATGATGACACAGATCAATCTTAGGACACCTTTGGACACAACTAGTTATGGTTGTGAATGAAATTGATTATCGTTCTG comes from Capsicum annuum cultivar UCD-10X-F1 chromosome 2, UCD10Xv1.1, whole genome shotgun sequence and encodes:
- the LOC124896190 gene encoding uncharacterized protein LOC124896190, with the translated sequence MAKSYSKIEFHSLMEKVEAVDVRVKNYLNLTGYDKWASSCASVHRGWTLISNIAESINAALVSARELPIYDFLEEVRLMFGRWNSENRQQALYTFTDLIGKFQEILQQNEAESTRMKVIPASEYIYTVHDKEKCFIVCLNEKKCSCNAFQLNEIPCVHTCEVLDRKNFKKELYCSDLYKSKTILRTYDVSVYPLPHKDDWIIPNEILVEMDEQ